A part of Sugiyamaella lignohabitans strain CBS 10342 chromosome D, complete sequence genomic DNA contains:
- the AIP1 gene encoding Aip1p (Actin cortical patch component; interacts with the actin depolymerizing factor cofilin; inhibits elongation of aged ADP-actin filaments decorated with cofilin to maintain a high level of assembly-competent actin species; required to restrict cofilin localization to cortical patches; contains WD repeats; protein increases in abundance and relocalizes from cytoplasm to plasma membrane upon DNA replication stress; GO_component: GO:0030479 - actin cortical patch [Evidence IEA]; GO_component: GO:0030479 - actin cortical patch [Evidence IDA] [PMID 10366597]; GO_component: GO:0005884 - actin filament [Evidence IDA] [PMID 23333351]; GO_component: GO:0005737 - cytoplasm [Evidence IEA]; GO_component: GO:0005737 - cytoplasm [Evidence IDA] [PMID 11914276]; GO_component: GO:0005737 - cytoplasm [Evidence IDA] [PMID 22842922]; GO_component: GO:0005856 - cytoskeleton [Evidence IEA,IEA]; GO_component: GO:0043332 - mating projection tip [Evidence IDA] [PMID 19053807]; GO_component: GO:0005634 - nucleus [Evidence IDA] [PMID 11914276]; GO_function: GO:0003779 - actin binding [Evidence IEA]; GO_function: GO:0003779 - actin binding [Evidence IPI] [PMID 7719850]; GO_process: GO:0030042 - actin filament depolymerization [Evidence IGI,IPI] [PMID 10366597]; GO_process: GO:0051016 - barbed-end actin filament capping [Evidence IMP] [PMID 23333351]; GO_process: GO:0006970 - response to osmotic stress [Evidence TAS] [PMID 10652251]) translates to MVAKGEYQVIQGRINDLAWDADSQRIIAVGDGKEKYGHCFTADSGNTVGSIAGHSAVVNAVSIRPVRPYRAVTVGDDARLVFYQGPPFQFSLSHQDKHTNFVQDAQFSPNGEFIVSVGSDRKIALYEGKTGEFLSFVEDESNGHKGSIFSVAWSPDSSKFATASADQTVKLWSVADKKVLKTWSFPAGLENHQVGVVFAGEYIISLSYSGDLNYLQESSDKPVKTVTGHQKTITSLASSGPSKPLVSGSYDGKIVHWDASDITASSSVHSHDGPVVGIVSDGEHLWSVGWDDTLKRVGSDSSVSLFGQPKAVASGSDGIIAVVGESYIQVFDNGKQLAFNTSLEFPAQAVSVSKSLVAVGSSDNSIHLFNRDLSVSNSVKLAPLRSAVTYLAFSPDGEYLAAGDASGKITLYSIPDQSVVTGRWAFHTSRVTSIHWHPSGSHVVAGSADTNIIIYSVANPGKNIKYLGAHKDGINSVLWTSDSTFASAGNDATVKRWRVTL, encoded by the coding sequence ATGGTCGCTAAAGGCGAGTATCAGGTTATTCAGGGCCGTATTAATGACCTTGCTTGGGATGCTGATAGTCAGAGAATAATTGCTGTAGGAGATGGCAAAGAAAAGTACGGCCATTGTTTCACAGCTGATTCTGGAAATACAGTTGGATCTATTGCTGGTCATTCTGCAGTGGTCAATGCTGTATCAATTCGTCCCGTGCGTCCATATAGAGCAGTTACTGTAGGAGACGATGCTCGTTTAGTCTTTTATCAGGGACCTCCTTTCCAATTTTCCCTTTCTCACCAAGATAAGCATACCAATTTTGTGCAGGATGCTCAATTCTCACCAAACGGCGAGTTTATTGTATCAGTCGGCTCTGACCGTAAAATCGCACTTTACGAGGGAAAGACTGGTGAGTTTTTGTCTTTTGTCGAAGACGAAAGTAATGGTCACAAGGGCAGTATTTTCTCGGTAGCTTGGTCACCAGATTCGTCGAAATTTGCTACCGCATCAGCTGATCAAACTGTCAAGTTGTGGAGTGTGGCTGATAAGAAGGTCCTGAAAACTTGGTCTTTTCCAGCTGGTTTGGAGAATCATCAAGTCGGAGTTGTATTTGCTGGTGAGTATATTATTTCTCTTTCCTACAGTGGTGATCTCAACTATCTTCAAGAATCTTCTGACAAACCAGTCAAAACAGTGACTGGTCATCAGAAGACTATTACTAGTTTGGCATCGTCTGGACCTTCGAAGCCTTTGGTCAGTGGTTCTTATGACGGCAAGATTGTCCACTGGGATGCCTCTGACATCACAGCCAGCAGCTCTGTTCATTCTCATGATGGACCAGTTGTTGGAATCGTGTCAGATGGAGAACATCTTTGGTCGGTAGGATGGGATGACACGCTTAAACGGGTTGGTTCAGATTCCTCCGTCTCTCTATTTGGTCAGCCTAAGGCTGTTGCTTCAGGTTCAGATGGAATTATTGCCGTTGTTGGTGAGAGTTACATTCAAGTTTTTGACAATGGTAAGCAGCTGGCATTCAACACCTCGCTTGAGTTTCCAGCTCAGGCTGTTTCTGTTAGCAAGTCACTTGTCGCAGTTGGGTCTTCTGACAATTCCATTCACTTGTTCAATCGCGATTTAAGTGTGTCAAATAGTGTAAAGCTTGCTCCTCTGCGTTCTGCTGTTACCTATTTAGCCTTTTCTCCTGATGGTGAGTATCTCGCTGCTGGAGACGCATCTGGTAAAATCACCTTGTACAGCATTCCTGACCAGTCTGTGGTTACTGGCAGATGGGCCTTTCACACAAGTCGTGTGACCAGTATTCACTGGCACCCATCGGGTAGCCACGTCGTTGCTGGCTCTGCTGACACCAATATCATTATCTATTCAGTTGCCAATCCTGGGAAGAATATCAAGTACCTTGGTGCGCACAAAGACGGCATCAACTCTGTCCTTTGGACATCTGATTCGACTTTTGCAAGTGCCGGAAACGACGCTACCGTCAAGCGCTGGAGAGTCACTCTGTAA
- the KTR4 gene encoding Ktr4p (Putative mannosyltransferase involved in protein glycosylation; member of the KRE2/MNT1 mannosyltransferase family of type II membrane proteins with a short cytoplasmic N-terminus, a membrane-spanning region and a highly conserved catalytic lumenal domain; GO_component: GO:0005794 - Golgi apparatus [Evidence ISS] [PMID 7975899]; GO_component: GO:0016021 - integral component of membrane [Evidence IEA]; GO_component: GO:0016020 - membrane [Evidence IEA,IEA,IEA]; GO_function: GO:0000030 - mannosyltransferase activity [Evidence IEA]; GO_function: GO:0000030 - mannosyltransferase activity [Evidence ISS] [PMID 7975899]; GO_function: GO:0016740 - transferase activity [Evidence IEA]; GO_function: GO:0016757 - transferase activity, transferring glycosyl groups [Evidence IEA]; GO_process: GO:0097502 - mannosylation [Evidence IEA]; GO_process: GO:0006487 - protein N-linked glycosylation [Evidence ISS] [PMID 7975899]; GO_process: GO:0006486 - protein glycosylation [Evidence IEA]) — protein sequence MLVRYLRRPIAIIGLFSVVVLLAMSSYLFDLDLTPYYDRKAYGQKVAQGDFIPDKQVDLSKGYSAEDPSRNEDAKNPLFDEKLEPDGGLSRLTETDKRVPATLMSLVRNKEADDLMATIVQIESAFNNKFNYPWTFFNDEEFTEDFKTSALAATGGNCTFVKIEPEDWMEPSWIDVDKARELGIKMKNKDDVQYADLPSYHRMCRWNSGRFFMNPALDNYDYYWRVEPKTDFYCDIDYDIFAYMKENDKVYGFVINLYDSPQSIRTLWPTTKEFFEQNPEYLHPNNALQWVVNTGREGHTKKANGYSTCHFWSNFEIGSLEFFRSKPYQDYFDFLDKNGGFFYERWGDAPVHSLGLAMMADKSKIHYFKDIGYQHFPYFNCPASPKCKGCDAGKFTGIDSLNTESCMSEWFKAAGTG from the coding sequence AGTCGTTTTACTGGCTATGTCAAGCTATCTGTTTGATTTAGACCTAACGCCATATTATGACCGTAAGGCATATGGACAGAAAGTGGCTCAAGGCGATTTCATTCCAGATAAACAGGTTGATCTTAGCAAAGGATACTCAGCTGAGGATCCTAGTAGAAATGAAGATGCCAAAAATCCACTATTTGACGAAAAACTAGAACCTGACGGTGGGTTGTCGAGACTCACTGAGACGGACAAGCGAGTACCAGCAACTTTAATGTCACTGGTTCGCAATAAAGAAGCAGATGATCTTATGGCCACTATTGTTCAAATAGAAAGTGCctttaataataaattcaATTATCCGTGGACATTTTTCAATGATGAGGAGTTCACCGAAGATTTCAAAACATCGGCTCTGGCAGCCACTGGCGGTAACTGTACATTTGTCAAAATTGAACCAGAAGACTGGATGGAGCCTAGTTGGATTGATGTCGATAAAGCAAGAGAACTGGGTATTAAAATGAAGAATAAAGACGATGTTCAATATGCGGATTTGCCTTCGTATCATAGAATGTGCAGATGGAATTCTGGTCGCTTCTTTATGAATCCTGCTCTCGACAATTACGATTATTACTGGCGAGTGGAGCCTAAAACCGATTTCTACTGTGACATCGATTACGACATATTTGCATATATGAAAGAAAATGACAAAGTATACGGATTCGTCATTAACCTATACGACTCTCCTCAATCCATCCGCACCTTGtggccaacaacaaaagagTTTTTTGAACAGAACCCTGAATACCTGCACCCCAATAATGCCCTCCAGTGGGTCGTCAATACTGGGCGCGAGGGTCATACTAAAAAGGCCAATGGATACTCCACTTGCCACTTTTGGAGTAACTTCGAGATAGGAAGTCTGGAGTTTTTCCGGTCCAAACCTTATCAAGACTACTTCGACTTCCTTGACAAAAACGGCGGTTTCTTCTACGAACGTTGGGGTGATGCCCCAGTGCACAGCCTGGGACTGGCTATGATGGCCGACAAGTCCAAAATCCACTATTTCAAGGACATTGGCTATCAGCATTTCCCGTATTTCAACTGTCCAGCTTCGCCGAAATGTAAAGGTTGCGACGCTGGCAAGTTCACCGGTATCGACTCGCTCAACACTGAGAGCTGTATGTCGGAATGGTTCAAGGCCGCTGGCACGGGCTGA